A single genomic interval of Longimicrobium sp. harbors:
- a CDS encoding oxygenase MpaB family protein, with protein sequence MADFVDRGSIVRRIWGDGDMVLLAFAGSAAEFALNRAIDWLFFTGKLPSDPINRLFSTAGYAQGIVFADALTAARTLDRIVAVHQAVEHERGESIPDWAHRDVLYMLIDYSERAHELLARPLTADEREELFDVFRRVGIGLQIPDLPATYADWRADRDLHLRRDLVRGDGTDALYAQYRKHLGPWRYHLLLRVQAILAPAHVRGLLRLKPAEWLRPLIRFYPLLVRAGLRSFVQRLLMPPAYLPAIRALDHVPASRPELRTLKPIHASS encoded by the coding sequence GTGGCTGATTTCGTGGATCGAGGTTCCATCGTGCGGCGGATCTGGGGAGATGGAGACATGGTGCTCCTCGCCTTCGCCGGCTCCGCGGCCGAGTTCGCGCTCAACCGCGCGATCGACTGGCTGTTCTTTACCGGGAAGCTGCCGAGCGATCCCATCAACCGGCTCTTTTCCACGGCCGGCTACGCGCAGGGGATCGTCTTCGCGGACGCGCTGACCGCGGCGCGCACCCTGGACCGAATCGTGGCCGTTCACCAGGCGGTGGAGCACGAGCGTGGCGAATCCATCCCCGATTGGGCGCACCGCGACGTGCTCTACATGCTCATCGACTACTCCGAGCGGGCGCACGAGCTGCTCGCGCGGCCCCTGACCGCGGACGAGCGGGAGGAGCTCTTCGACGTGTTCCGCCGGGTGGGCATCGGCCTCCAGATTCCCGATCTACCGGCGACGTACGCGGATTGGAGAGCCGATCGCGACCTCCACCTGCGCCGCGATCTGGTCAGGGGCGATGGCACCGATGCGCTGTACGCGCAGTACCGGAAGCACCTCGGCCCCTGGCGGTACCATCTCCTGCTGCGGGTGCAGGCGATCCTGGCTCCGGCGCACGTGCGTGGCCTGCTGCGGCTGAAGCCCGCCGAGTGGCTGCGCCCCCTGATCCGCTTCTATCCCCTCCTGGTGCGCGCCGGCCTGCGCTCGTTCGTCCAGCGGCTGCTTATGCCGCCCGCATACCTTCCGGCCATCCGGGCGCTGGACCACGTCCCGGCGAGCCGTCCCGAGTTGCGCACTCTGAAGCCGATCCACGCCTCCAGCTGA
- the bla gene encoding subclass B3 metallo-beta-lactamase → MRHPDKRWLVILFGVVSVLVVFLVTNWKESSDRGGQKYAKPFRIAGNFYYVGANDIAAFLIAGPEGHVVIDGGYPGTATMIAASIKELGFDIKDVKVLLNSEPHGDHAGGLAELQRMSGAELWASDASAEVIESGGDDRALFLPLRALMWSGLIGYPAARVDHRFNDGDTIRVGSLALTAHITGGHTRGCTSWSFSVRDGGRVLNVVSACSLKVLGGMRYPEQRADLERSFRVLRGLPADVWVTSHGRLWGRYRKFAARDTAMDPAAPFIDPAGYRAYIDSAQAQVRRGVVH, encoded by the coding sequence TTGCGCCACCCTGACAAGCGCTGGCTGGTGATCCTGTTCGGAGTCGTCTCCGTCCTGGTCGTGTTCCTCGTCACGAACTGGAAGGAGAGCTCGGATCGTGGCGGGCAGAAGTACGCCAAGCCGTTCCGCATCGCCGGCAACTTCTACTACGTCGGGGCGAACGACATCGCGGCGTTTCTGATCGCGGGGCCGGAGGGGCACGTAGTGATCGACGGCGGCTATCCCGGGACAGCGACGATGATCGCGGCGAGCATCAAGGAGCTCGGCTTCGACATCAAGGACGTAAAGGTGCTGCTGAACTCGGAGCCGCACGGCGATCACGCGGGCGGGCTCGCGGAGCTGCAGCGGATGTCCGGCGCCGAGCTGTGGGCCAGCGATGCCAGCGCGGAAGTCATCGAATCCGGCGGCGACGACCGGGCCCTGTTCCTGCCGCTGCGAGCGCTCATGTGGAGCGGCCTGATCGGTTATCCGGCCGCGCGCGTCGACCACCGCTTCAACGACGGCGATACGATCCGCGTGGGCTCGCTCGCGCTCACGGCGCACATCACGGGCGGGCACACACGCGGCTGCACCTCCTGGTCGTTCTCCGTGCGCGACGGCGGGCGCGTGCTGAACGTGGTGAGCGCGTGCAGCCTCAAGGTGCTGGGCGGAATGCGGTACCCGGAGCAGCGGGCGGACCTGGAGCGCAGCTTCCGCGTGCTGCGCGGCCTCCCCGCGGACGTCTGGGTGACGTCGCACGGGAGGCTGTGGGGGAGGTACCGCAAGTTCGCCGCGCGCGACACGGCAATGGACCCGGCGGCGCCGTTCATCGACCCCGCGGGCTACCGCGCCTACATCGACTCCGCCCAGGCGCAGGTCCGCCGGGGCGTCGTGCACTGA
- a CDS encoding ribonuclease H-like domain-containing protein produces the protein MSTTREDEWLWGWDTTPGIVSVWADANGRAFVWRRLKETGALVQEEERFRPWILLDGLDDLRHLGPRLGPEGTPDARVWYRALEGPGELRFLVSARSGAELARAVLHGASRRLNRPVDHLRALGADHVLALPPEEQYLVATGRTYFRGLAFDDLHRLQFDLETTGLDATRDRIFMVAVRDPAGETHVLEADGSGDAAEAELIRRLVATVRAADPDVIENHNLHGFDLPFLAERARRLGVPLPLGRLAGVGLRERAARRGTVRGDEGRRVRLLAPGRELIDTMDAVIRYDFSARELPGHGLKAVARHFGVAAPEREYVPGSQVYAVYRRHPERVRRYASDDVEEVAALARLLGGAAFALARMAPRRYERLADAGPATGVIDPLLVRAYLRAGAALPAHRPGDHTPHRGAALHLFATGVAWRVVKADVASLYPSLMRAYRIGPEHDHLGALLALVDRLVEHRLAAKTSARAAPPNSAERHTHEAVSAAMKVVVNSAYGYLAAPGLTRFADVHAANEVTRRGRDTLALMCRELAARGVTLLEADTDGVYFAVPEGWSEADERRVVAEVGALLPPLVQLEFEGRYAAMLSHEPKNYALLGYDGTLTLRGVAFRSSRSEAFGEAFLRRALERLFAGDLAGVREAYLATVRALRRRELPAAHVASRIRLTKSPDAYAATRSSRRELAYEALLASGRTSWRVGERVDVYRTQNGGAAVLPQDEAARAAPRDYDAEHYARVLRTHFAARLARALTPEDFSTLFAGPDQLSLFAPSAAEMRPVLSATGATV, from the coding sequence ATGAGCACCACCCGCGAAGACGAATGGCTGTGGGGCTGGGATACCACACCCGGCATCGTCTCCGTGTGGGCGGATGCGAACGGGCGCGCGTTCGTCTGGCGGCGGCTCAAGGAAACGGGCGCGCTGGTGCAGGAGGAGGAGCGGTTCCGGCCCTGGATCCTGCTCGACGGATTGGACGACCTGCGACACCTCGGCCCGCGGCTCGGGCCCGAGGGCACGCCGGACGCGCGCGTCTGGTACCGCGCGCTGGAGGGGCCGGGCGAGCTGCGCTTCCTGGTCTCCGCACGGAGCGGCGCGGAGCTGGCCAGGGCGGTGCTGCACGGAGCCTCCCGCCGCCTCAACCGACCGGTTGACCACCTGCGAGCGCTGGGCGCGGACCATGTGCTCGCGCTGCCGCCAGAAGAGCAGTACCTGGTGGCCACCGGGCGCACGTACTTCCGCGGCCTCGCCTTCGACGACCTGCACCGGCTGCAGTTCGACCTGGAGACGACGGGGCTGGATGCCACGCGCGACCGCATCTTCATGGTCGCCGTGCGCGATCCGGCGGGCGAGACGCACGTGCTGGAGGCGGATGGCAGCGGCGACGCGGCCGAGGCGGAGCTGATCCGGCGGCTGGTGGCGACGGTGCGCGCGGCCGACCCGGACGTGATCGAGAACCACAACCTGCACGGCTTCGACCTCCCCTTCCTGGCCGAGCGCGCGCGCAGGCTGGGCGTGCCGCTCCCGCTGGGGCGCCTGGCGGGCGTGGGCCTGCGCGAGCGCGCCGCCCGCCGCGGCACCGTGCGCGGCGACGAGGGGCGGCGCGTGCGGCTGCTGGCACCCGGGCGCGAGCTGATCGACACGATGGACGCGGTGATCCGCTACGACTTCTCGGCGCGCGAGCTGCCGGGGCACGGCCTCAAAGCGGTCGCGCGGCACTTCGGGGTGGCGGCGCCGGAGCGGGAGTACGTGCCCGGGAGCCAGGTGTACGCCGTCTACCGCCGCCACCCGGAGCGCGTGCGGCGGTACGCGTCCGACGACGTGGAGGAGGTCGCGGCGCTGGCGCGGCTGCTGGGGGGCGCGGCGTTCGCGCTGGCGCGCATGGCACCGCGCCGCTACGAGCGCCTGGCCGACGCGGGACCGGCCACGGGGGTGATCGACCCGCTCCTGGTGCGGGCCTACCTGCGCGCGGGCGCGGCGCTCCCGGCGCACCGGCCGGGCGACCACACCCCACACCGGGGGGCGGCGCTGCACCTCTTCGCCACCGGCGTCGCGTGGCGTGTGGTCAAGGCGGACGTGGCCAGCCTGTACCCGTCGCTGATGCGCGCCTACCGCATCGGCCCGGAGCATGACCATCTGGGCGCGCTGCTGGCGCTGGTGGACCGGCTGGTGGAGCACCGCCTGGCCGCCAAGACCAGCGCCCGGGCGGCGCCCCCCAACTCGGCGGAGCGGCACACGCACGAGGCGGTCTCGGCGGCGATGAAGGTGGTCGTCAACTCCGCGTACGGCTACCTGGCGGCCCCCGGCCTGACGCGCTTCGCCGACGTGCACGCCGCCAACGAGGTGACGCGACGCGGCCGCGACACTCTGGCGCTGATGTGCCGCGAGCTGGCCGCGCGCGGAGTCACGCTGCTGGAGGCGGACACGGACGGCGTGTACTTCGCCGTCCCCGAGGGGTGGAGCGAGGCGGACGAGCGGCGCGTGGTGGCGGAGGTGGGGGCGCTCCTCCCGCCGCTCGTGCAGCTGGAGTTCGAGGGGCGCTACGCGGCGATGCTCTCGCACGAGCCCAAGAACTACGCGCTGCTGGGCTACGACGGCACACTGACGCTCCGCGGCGTCGCCTTCCGCAGCAGCCGCTCGGAGGCGTTCGGGGAAGCCTTTCTGCGCCGCGCCCTCGAACGCCTCTTCGCGGGCGACCTGGCCGGCGTGCGCGAGGCGTACCTCGCCACGGTGCGCGCCCTGCGCCGCCGCGAGCTCCCCGCCGCCCACGTCGCGTCGCGCATCCGGCTGACGAAGTCGCCCGACGCGTACGCCGCCACGCGCTCCAGCCGCCGCGAGCTGGCGTACGAGGCGCTCCTCGCCAGCGGCCGCACCTCGTGGCGCGTGGGCGAGCGCGTGGACGTGTACCGCACCCAGAACGGCGGCGCCGCCGTGCTGCCGCAGGACGAAGCCGCGCGGGCCGCGCCGCGCGACTACGATGCGGAGCATTACGCGCGCGTGCTCCGCACCCACTTCGCCGCCCGCCTCGCCCGCGCCCTCACTCCCGAGGACTTCTCCACCCTCTTCGCGGGCCCGGACCAGCTCTCCCTCTTCGCCCCCTCCGCCGCCGAAATGCGCCCCGTCCTCTCCGCGACAGGCGCGACCGTCTAA
- a CDS encoding PadR family transcriptional regulator, translating into MNPRPHIDALRGSLDLLVLKTLSLAPMHGWGISQRVQQITQGVLEVNQGSLYPALQRLEKDGFITSEWGVTENNRRARYYRLTAAGSNALGTELESWRKFAAGLEAVLRTS; encoded by the coding sequence GTGAACCCACGCCCGCACATCGACGCCCTCAGGGGCTCGCTCGACCTGCTCGTCCTCAAGACGCTCTCCCTGGCGCCGATGCACGGGTGGGGGATCAGCCAGCGCGTGCAGCAGATCACACAGGGAGTGCTCGAGGTGAACCAGGGGTCGCTCTACCCGGCGCTGCAGCGGCTGGAAAAGGACGGCTTCATCACGAGCGAGTGGGGCGTGACGGAGAACAACCGCCGCGCCCGCTACTACCGCCTCACCGCCGCCGGCAGCAACGCGCTCGGCACGGAGCTGGAGAGCTGGCGGAAGTTCGCCGCCGGCCTCGAAGCCGTCCTCCGCACCTCCTGA